From Physeter macrocephalus isolate SW-GA unplaced genomic scaffold, ASM283717v5 random_138, whole genome shotgun sequence, the proteins below share one genomic window:
- the SCAMP2 gene encoding secretory carrier-associated membrane protein 2 isoform X1: MSSFDTNPFADPVDVNPFQDPSVTQLTSAPQGGLAEFNPFSETNAATTVPVTQLPGPSQPAVLQPSVEPTQPTPQAVASAAQASLLRQQEELDRKAAELERKERELQNTVANIHMRENNWPPLPMWCPVKPCFYQDFSTEIPADYQRICKMLYYLWMLHSVTLFLNLLACLAWFLVDTSKGVDFGLSILWFVIFTPCAFLCWYRPIYKAFRSDNSFSFFVFFFVFFCQIGIYIIQLVGIPSLGDSGWIAALSILKQDLAVSIIMMVVAGFFTLCAVLSLFLLKRVHSLYRRTGASFQQAQEEFSQGIFSNRTFRSAASSAARGAFQGN; encoded by the exons GATCCCTCTGTGACCCAGCTGACCAGTGCGCCACAAGGAGGCCTGGCTGAATTCAACCCCTTCTCCGAG ACAAATGCAGCAACAACGGTTCCTGTCACACAGCTCCCTGGGCCCTCGCAGCCGGCAGTTCTCCAGCCCTCAGTGGAGCCAACACAGCCAACCCCCCAG GCTGTGGCCTCTGCAGCCCAGGCAAGCCTGCTCCGGCAGCAGGAAGAACTGGACAGGAAAGCAGCTGAGCTGGAACGCAAGGAGCGGGAGCTGCAGAACACTGTGGCCAACATACACA TGAGAGAGAACAACTGGCCGCCCCTGCCCATGTGGTGCCCTGTCAAGCCCTGCTTCTATCAGGATTTCTCCACAGAGATCCCTGCCGACTACCAGCGGATATGCAAGATGCTCTACTATCTCTGGATGT tGCATTCAGTGACTCTGTTTCTGAACCTACTTGCCTGCCTGGCCTGGTTCTTAGTCGACACCTCCAAGGGAGTAGACTTTGGCCTCTCGATCTTGTGGTTTGTGATCTTCACCCCTTGTGCCTTCCTTTGTTGGTACCGACCCATCTACAAGGCTTTTAG GTCCGACAACTCTTTTAGCTTCTTCgtgttcttctttgtatttttttgtcaAATAGGGATCTACATCATCCAGTTGGTCGGCATCCCTAGCTTGGGGGACAG TGGTTGGATCGCAGCCCTGTCTATACTGAAGCAAGACTTGGCTGTGTCGATCATCATGATGGTGGTGGCTGGCTTCTTCACCCTCTGTGCCGTGCTCTCACTCTTCCTTCTGAAGCGG GTGCACTCCCTGTACCGCCGGACGGGGGCCAGCTTCCAACAGGCCCAAGAGGAGTTTTCCCAGGGCATCTTCAGTAACAGGACCTTCCGCAGCGCTGCCTCATCTGCTGCCCGAGGAGCCTTCCAGGGGAATTAG
- the SCAMP2 gene encoding secretory carrier-associated membrane protein 2 isoform X2 — MSSFDTNPFADPVDVNPFQDPSVTQLTSAPQGGLAEFNPFSETNAATTVPVTQLPGPSQPAVLQPSVEPTQPTPQAVASAAQASLLRQQEELDRKAAELERKERELQNTVANIHMRENNWPPLPMWCPVKPCFYQDFSTEIPADYQRICKMLYYLWMLHSVTLFLNLLACLAWFLVDTSKGVDFGLSILWFVIFTPCAFLCWYRPIYKAFSGWIAALSILKQDLAVSIIMMVVAGFFTLCAVLSLFLLKRVHSLYRRTGASFQQAQEEFSQGIFSNRTFRSAASSAARGAFQGN, encoded by the exons GATCCCTCTGTGACCCAGCTGACCAGTGCGCCACAAGGAGGCCTGGCTGAATTCAACCCCTTCTCCGAG ACAAATGCAGCAACAACGGTTCCTGTCACACAGCTCCCTGGGCCCTCGCAGCCGGCAGTTCTCCAGCCCTCAGTGGAGCCAACACAGCCAACCCCCCAG GCTGTGGCCTCTGCAGCCCAGGCAAGCCTGCTCCGGCAGCAGGAAGAACTGGACAGGAAAGCAGCTGAGCTGGAACGCAAGGAGCGGGAGCTGCAGAACACTGTGGCCAACATACACA TGAGAGAGAACAACTGGCCGCCCCTGCCCATGTGGTGCCCTGTCAAGCCCTGCTTCTATCAGGATTTCTCCACAGAGATCCCTGCCGACTACCAGCGGATATGCAAGATGCTCTACTATCTCTGGATGT tGCATTCAGTGACTCTGTTTCTGAACCTACTTGCCTGCCTGGCCTGGTTCTTAGTCGACACCTCCAAGGGAGTAGACTTTGGCCTCTCGATCTTGTGGTTTGTGATCTTCACCCCTTGTGCCTTCCTTTGTTGGTACCGACCCATCTACAAGGCTTTTAG TGGTTGGATCGCAGCCCTGTCTATACTGAAGCAAGACTTGGCTGTGTCGATCATCATGATGGTGGTGGCTGGCTTCTTCACCCTCTGTGCCGTGCTCTCACTCTTCCTTCTGAAGCGG GTGCACTCCCTGTACCGCCGGACGGGGGCCAGCTTCCAACAGGCCCAAGAGGAGTTTTCCCAGGGCATCTTCAGTAACAGGACCTTCCGCAGCGCTGCCTCATCTGCTGCCCGAGGAGCCTTCCAGGGGAATTAG
- the ULK3 gene encoding serine/threonine-protein kinase ULK3 isoform X3, whose protein sequence is MAGPGWGPPRLDGFILTERLGSGTYATVYKAYAKKDTREVVAIKCVAKKSLNKASVENLLTEIEILKGIRHRHIVQLKDFQWDSDNIYLIMEFCAGGDLSRFIHTRRILPEKVARVFMQQLASALQFLHERNISHLDLKPQNILLSSLEKPHLKLADFGFAQHMSPWDEKHVLRGSPLYMAPEMVCQRQYDARVDLWSVGVILYEALFGQPPFASRSFSELEEKIRSNRVIELPLRPALSQDCRDLLQRLLERDPSRRISFQDFFAHPWVDLEHMPSGESLARATALVVQAVKKDQEGDAAAALSLYCKALDFFVPALHYEVDTQRKESIKAKVGQYVSRAEELKAIVSSSNRALLRQGTSARDLLREMARDKPRLLAALEVASAAMAKEDEAGGEQDALALYQHGLGELLLLLAAEPPGRRRELLHTEVQNLMARAEYLKEQVKMRESHWEAETLDKEGLSESVRSSCTLQ, encoded by the exons ATGGCGGGCCCTGGCTGGGGTCCCCCGCGGCTGGACGGTTTCATTCTCACCGAGCGCCTGGGCAGTGGCACGTACGCCACGGTGTACAAGGCCTACGCCAAG AAGGATACTCGTGAGGTGGTAGCCATAAAGTGCGTGGCCAAGAAGAGTCTGAACAaggcatctgtggaaaacctccTGACAGAGATTGAGATCCTCAAGGGCATTCGACACCGCCACATCGTACAGCTGAAAGACTTCCAG TGGGACAGTGACAACATCTACCTCATCATGGAGTTCTGTGCAGGAGGTGACCTGTCTCGCTTCATCCATACCCGCAGGATTCTGCCTGAGAAGGTGGCTCGGGTCTTCATGCAGCAGTTGG CTAGTGCCCTGCAGTTCCTGCATGAACGGaacatctctcacctggacctgAAGCCACAGAACATTCTGCTGAGCTCCTTGGAGAAGCCCCACCTTAAACTGGCAG ACTTTGGCTTTGCACAGCACATGTCCCCCTGGGATGAGAAGCATGTGCTCCGTGGCTCTCCCCTCTACATGGCTCCCGAGATGGTGTGTCAGCGGCAGTATGACGCCCGTGTGGACCTCTGGTCCGTGGGGGTCATCCTGTATG AAGCCCTCTTCGGGCAGCCCCCCTTTGCCTCCAGGTCGTTCTCGGAGCTGGAAGAGAAGATCCGGAGCAACCGGGTTATTGAG ctCCCCCTGCGTCCCGCCCTCTCCCAGGACTGCCGGGACCTGCTGCAGCGGCTCCTGGAGCGGGACCCCAGCCGCCGCATCTCCTTCCAGGACTTCTTTGCCCACCCTTGGGTGGACCTGGAGCACATGCCCAGTGGGGAGAGCCTGGCACGAGCA ACCGCCCTGGTGGTGCAGGCTGTGAAGAAGGACCAGGAGGGGGATGCCGCGGCTGCCTTATCTCTCTACTGCAAGGCTCTGGACTTCTTCGTGCCTGCCCTGCACT ATGAAGTGGACACGCAGCGGAAGGAATCAATTAAGGCAAAG GTGGGACAGTACGTGTCCCGGGCTGAGGAGCTCAAGGCCATCGTCTCCTCCTCCAATCGGGCCCTGTTGAGGCAGGGGACCTCTGCCCGAGACCTGCTCAGAG AGATGGCCCGGGACAAGCCGCGCCTCCTAGCTGCCCTGGAAGTAGCTTCAGCTGCCATGGCTAAG GAGGACGAGGCTGGCGGGGAGCAGGATGCTCTGGCCCTGTACCAGCACGGCCTGGGGGAGCTGCTTCTACTGCTGGCAG cGGAGCCCCCAGGCCGGAGGCGGGAGCTGCTTCACACTGAG GTTCAGAATCTCATGGCTCGAGCTGAATACCTGAAGGAGCAGGTCAAG ATGAGGGAGTCTCATTGGGAAGCTGAGACCCTGGACAAAGAGGGGCTGTCGGAGTCTGTTCGTAGCT CTTGTACTCTGCAGTGA
- the ULK3 gene encoding serine/threonine-protein kinase ULK3 isoform X1, with the protein MAGPGWGPPRLDGFILTERLGSGTYATVYKAYAKKDTREVVAIKCVAKKSLNKASVENLLTEIEILKGIRHRHIVQLKDFQWDSDNIYLIMEFCAGGDLSRFIHTRRILPEKVARVFMQQLASALQFLHERNISHLDLKPQNILLSSLEKPHLKLADFGFAQHMSPWDEKHVLRGSPLYMAPEMVCQRQYDARVDLWSVGVILYEALFGQPPFASRSFSELEEKIRSNRVIELPLRPALSQDCRDLLQRLLERDPSRRISFQDFFAHPWVDLEHMPSGESLARATALVVQAVKKDQEGDAAAALSLYCKALDFFVPALHYEVDTQRKESIKAKVGQYVSRAEELKAIVSSSNRALLRQGTSARDLLREMARDKPRLLAALEVASAAMAKEDEAGGEQDALALYQHGLGELLLLLAGEAPSPYSPKPLAALPSPRALPLSAAEPPGRRRELLHTEVQNLMARAEYLKEQVKMRESHWEAETLDKEGLSESVRSSCTLQ; encoded by the exons ATGGCGGGCCCTGGCTGGGGTCCCCCGCGGCTGGACGGTTTCATTCTCACCGAGCGCCTGGGCAGTGGCACGTACGCCACGGTGTACAAGGCCTACGCCAAG AAGGATACTCGTGAGGTGGTAGCCATAAAGTGCGTGGCCAAGAAGAGTCTGAACAaggcatctgtggaaaacctccTGACAGAGATTGAGATCCTCAAGGGCATTCGACACCGCCACATCGTACAGCTGAAAGACTTCCAG TGGGACAGTGACAACATCTACCTCATCATGGAGTTCTGTGCAGGAGGTGACCTGTCTCGCTTCATCCATACCCGCAGGATTCTGCCTGAGAAGGTGGCTCGGGTCTTCATGCAGCAGTTGG CTAGTGCCCTGCAGTTCCTGCATGAACGGaacatctctcacctggacctgAAGCCACAGAACATTCTGCTGAGCTCCTTGGAGAAGCCCCACCTTAAACTGGCAG ACTTTGGCTTTGCACAGCACATGTCCCCCTGGGATGAGAAGCATGTGCTCCGTGGCTCTCCCCTCTACATGGCTCCCGAGATGGTGTGTCAGCGGCAGTATGACGCCCGTGTGGACCTCTGGTCCGTGGGGGTCATCCTGTATG AAGCCCTCTTCGGGCAGCCCCCCTTTGCCTCCAGGTCGTTCTCGGAGCTGGAAGAGAAGATCCGGAGCAACCGGGTTATTGAG ctCCCCCTGCGTCCCGCCCTCTCCCAGGACTGCCGGGACCTGCTGCAGCGGCTCCTGGAGCGGGACCCCAGCCGCCGCATCTCCTTCCAGGACTTCTTTGCCCACCCTTGGGTGGACCTGGAGCACATGCCCAGTGGGGAGAGCCTGGCACGAGCA ACCGCCCTGGTGGTGCAGGCTGTGAAGAAGGACCAGGAGGGGGATGCCGCGGCTGCCTTATCTCTCTACTGCAAGGCTCTGGACTTCTTCGTGCCTGCCCTGCACT ATGAAGTGGACACGCAGCGGAAGGAATCAATTAAGGCAAAG GTGGGACAGTACGTGTCCCGGGCTGAGGAGCTCAAGGCCATCGTCTCCTCCTCCAATCGGGCCCTGTTGAGGCAGGGGACCTCTGCCCGAGACCTGCTCAGAG AGATGGCCCGGGACAAGCCGCGCCTCCTAGCTGCCCTGGAAGTAGCTTCAGCTGCCATGGCTAAG GAGGACGAGGCTGGCGGGGAGCAGGATGCTCTGGCCCTGTACCAGCACGGCCTGGGGGAGCTGCTTCTACTGCTGGCAGGTGAGGCCCCGTCACCATACTCCCCTAAGCCCCTGGCTGCCCTGCCCTCACCACgtgccctccctctctctgcagcGGAGCCCCCAGGCCGGAGGCGGGAGCTGCTTCACACTGAG GTTCAGAATCTCATGGCTCGAGCTGAATACCTGAAGGAGCAGGTCAAG ATGAGGGAGTCTCATTGGGAAGCTGAGACCCTGGACAAAGAGGGGCTGTCGGAGTCTGTTCGTAGCT CTTGTACTCTGCAGTGA
- the ULK3 gene encoding serine/threonine-protein kinase ULK3 isoform X2, whose protein sequence is MAGPGWGPPRLDGFILTERLGSGTYATVYKAYAKKDTREVVAIKCVAKKSLNKASVENLLTEIEILKGIRHRHIVQLKDFQWDSDNIYLIMEFCAGGDLSRFIHTRRILPEKVARVFMQQLASALQFLHERNISHLDLKPQNILLSSLEKPHLKLADFGFAQHMSPWDEKHVLRGSPLYMAPEMVCQRQYDARVDLWSVGVILYEALFGQPPFASRSFSELEEKIRSNRVIELPLRPALSQDCRDLLQRLLERDPSRRISFQDFFAHPWVDLEHMPSGESLARATALVVQAVKKDQEGDAAAALSLYCKALDFFVPALHYEVDTQRKESIKAKVGQYVSRAEELKAIVSSSNRALLRQGTSARDLLREMARDKPRLLAALEVASAAMAKEDEAGGEQDALALYQHGLGELLLLLAGEAPSPYSPKPLAALPSPRALPLSAAEPPGRRRELLHTEVPTGVRRLGGLPLPRLPRSHLWGPPWVPSGCSKSGS, encoded by the exons ATGGCGGGCCCTGGCTGGGGTCCCCCGCGGCTGGACGGTTTCATTCTCACCGAGCGCCTGGGCAGTGGCACGTACGCCACGGTGTACAAGGCCTACGCCAAG AAGGATACTCGTGAGGTGGTAGCCATAAAGTGCGTGGCCAAGAAGAGTCTGAACAaggcatctgtggaaaacctccTGACAGAGATTGAGATCCTCAAGGGCATTCGACACCGCCACATCGTACAGCTGAAAGACTTCCAG TGGGACAGTGACAACATCTACCTCATCATGGAGTTCTGTGCAGGAGGTGACCTGTCTCGCTTCATCCATACCCGCAGGATTCTGCCTGAGAAGGTGGCTCGGGTCTTCATGCAGCAGTTGG CTAGTGCCCTGCAGTTCCTGCATGAACGGaacatctctcacctggacctgAAGCCACAGAACATTCTGCTGAGCTCCTTGGAGAAGCCCCACCTTAAACTGGCAG ACTTTGGCTTTGCACAGCACATGTCCCCCTGGGATGAGAAGCATGTGCTCCGTGGCTCTCCCCTCTACATGGCTCCCGAGATGGTGTGTCAGCGGCAGTATGACGCCCGTGTGGACCTCTGGTCCGTGGGGGTCATCCTGTATG AAGCCCTCTTCGGGCAGCCCCCCTTTGCCTCCAGGTCGTTCTCGGAGCTGGAAGAGAAGATCCGGAGCAACCGGGTTATTGAG ctCCCCCTGCGTCCCGCCCTCTCCCAGGACTGCCGGGACCTGCTGCAGCGGCTCCTGGAGCGGGACCCCAGCCGCCGCATCTCCTTCCAGGACTTCTTTGCCCACCCTTGGGTGGACCTGGAGCACATGCCCAGTGGGGAGAGCCTGGCACGAGCA ACCGCCCTGGTGGTGCAGGCTGTGAAGAAGGACCAGGAGGGGGATGCCGCGGCTGCCTTATCTCTCTACTGCAAGGCTCTGGACTTCTTCGTGCCTGCCCTGCACT ATGAAGTGGACACGCAGCGGAAGGAATCAATTAAGGCAAAG GTGGGACAGTACGTGTCCCGGGCTGAGGAGCTCAAGGCCATCGTCTCCTCCTCCAATCGGGCCCTGTTGAGGCAGGGGACCTCTGCCCGAGACCTGCTCAGAG AGATGGCCCGGGACAAGCCGCGCCTCCTAGCTGCCCTGGAAGTAGCTTCAGCTGCCATGGCTAAG GAGGACGAGGCTGGCGGGGAGCAGGATGCTCTGGCCCTGTACCAGCACGGCCTGGGGGAGCTGCTTCTACTGCTGGCAGGTGAGGCCCCGTCACCATACTCCCCTAAGCCCCTGGCTGCCCTGCCCTCACCACgtgccctccctctctctgcagcGGAGCCCCCAGGCCGGAGGCGGGAGCTGCTTCACACTGAGGTGCCCACTGGGGTCAGGAGGCTTGGGGGGCTTCCTCTTCCCCGTTTGCCCCGCTCCCATTTGTGGGGACCTCCTTGGGTTCCCTCAGGGTGCTCCAAGTCTGGGAGTTAG
- the CPLX3 gene encoding complexin-3: protein MAFMVKTMVGGQLKNLTGSLGGGEDKGDGDKSAAEAQGMSREEYEEYQKQLVEEKMERDAQFTQRKAERATLRSHFRDKYRLPKNETDESQIQMAGGDVELPRELAKMIEEDTEEEEERASVLGQLASLPGLDLGSLKDKAQTTLGDLKQSAEKCHIM, encoded by the exons ATGGCGTTCATGGTGAAGACCATGGTAGGCGGCCAGCTGAAGAACCTCACTGGGAGCCTGGGGGGCGGCGAGGACAAGGGGGACGGGGACAAGTCGGCCGCCGAAGCGCAGGGCATGAGCCGAGAGGAGTACGAGGAGTACCAGAAGCAACTGGTGGAAGAGAA GATGGAGCGGGACGCGCAGTTCACGCAGAGGAAGGCAGAGCGGGCCACGCTGCGGAGCCACTTCCGAGACAAATACCGGCTGCCCAAG aACGAGACAGATGAGAGCCAGATCCAGATGGCAGGTGGAGACGTGGAGCTGCCCCGGGAGCTGGCCAAGATGATTGAGGAggacacagaggaggaggaggaaagggccTCGGTCCTTGGGCAGCTGGCCAGTCTCCCTGGCTTGGACCTTGGCTCACTTAAGGACAAGGCCCAGACCACATTGGGGGACCTCAAGCAATCAGCTGAGAAGTGCCACATCATGTGA